Proteins encoded in a region of the Variovorax sp. PAMC 28711 genome:
- a CDS encoding nuclear transport factor 2 family protein, whose translation MPANEQTIRRFYDAFARLDADTMAACYARDATFDDEAFSLRGAREVGGMWKMLCAGTKAKGADVWKLTYRDVAADGTSGQAHWDAHYRFSATGRIVDNSVDSRFTFTPDGLISVQQDRFAFWPWSRQALGAPGLLLGWTPMLRAKVRTTAATHLAAFLAHQP comes from the coding sequence ATGCCGGCTAACGAACAAACAATCCGCCGCTTCTACGACGCCTTCGCCCGGCTCGACGCCGACACCATGGCCGCCTGCTATGCCCGCGATGCAACGTTCGACGACGAGGCGTTCTCGCTGCGCGGCGCCCGGGAGGTCGGCGGCATGTGGAAGATGCTTTGCGCCGGCACGAAGGCCAAAGGCGCCGACGTGTGGAAGCTGACCTACCGCGACGTGGCCGCCGACGGCACCAGCGGCCAGGCGCACTGGGATGCGCACTACCGCTTCAGCGCCACCGGACGCATCGTCGACAACAGCGTCGACTCGCGTTTCACCTTCACGCCGGATGGCTTGATTTCGGTTCAGCAAGACCGCTTCGCCTTCTGGCCGTGGTCACGGCAGGCGCTCGGCGCGCCGGGCCTGCTGCTCGGCTGGACGCCGATGCTGCGCGCCAAGGTCCGCACGACCGCCGCCACCCACCTCGCGGCCTTCCTGGCCCACCAGCCCTGA
- a CDS encoding LysR family transcriptional regulator codes for MTTATDFDWHLVRSFLAVLERGSLLGAARTMGSSQPTVGRHIAELEAQLDTVLFERTGRGLQPTAMALQLADAARAMEAAAGALTRGVSGADAMASGTVRISASQPVAVHLLPPLLAQLRQALPGIQIELVSSNEVTNLLRREADIALRMVQPVQSSLVIRRVGKVAFTACAHRDYLRRRGTPRQTADLLQHDLIGTDRDNTIVRGFAAMGMPIAREQFAFRSDDLNVYWQAVRAGLGIGFVAEYVKRTDSEVERLLPSLKIPPLPVWLVVHREIRTNRRIRAVYDFLARSLPDAL; via the coding sequence ATGACCACCGCCACTGACTTCGACTGGCACCTGGTGCGCTCCTTCCTCGCCGTACTCGAGCGCGGCAGCTTGCTGGGTGCGGCGCGCACGATGGGGTCCAGCCAGCCGACCGTGGGGCGTCACATCGCCGAACTGGAGGCGCAGCTCGACACCGTGCTGTTCGAGCGCACCGGTCGCGGGCTCCAGCCGACCGCGATGGCGCTCCAGCTGGCCGATGCGGCCCGCGCGATGGAAGCCGCAGCCGGAGCGCTGACGCGCGGCGTGTCGGGTGCCGACGCGATGGCGAGTGGCACGGTGCGCATCAGCGCGAGCCAGCCCGTGGCCGTGCACCTGCTGCCGCCGCTGCTGGCGCAGCTGCGCCAGGCACTGCCCGGCATCCAGATCGAGCTGGTGTCGAGCAACGAGGTCACCAACCTGTTACGGCGCGAGGCCGATATTGCGTTGCGCATGGTGCAACCCGTGCAGTCGTCTCTGGTGATCCGGCGCGTCGGCAAGGTGGCTTTCACGGCCTGCGCGCATCGCGACTATCTGCGTCGCCGCGGCACGCCGCGCCAGACGGCCGACCTGTTGCAGCACGACCTGATCGGCACCGACCGGGACAACACCATCGTGCGCGGATTCGCGGCGATGGGCATGCCGATCGCACGTGAGCAATTCGCGTTCCGCAGCGACGACCTCAACGTGTACTGGCAGGCGGTGCGCGCCGGGCTCGGCATCGGCTTTGTCGCCGAGTACGTGAAGCGCACCGACAGCGAGGTCGAACGGCTGCTTCCGTCGCTGAAGATCCCGCCGCTTCCGGTCTGGCTGGTGGTGCACCGCGAAATTCGCACCAACCGCCGCATCCGCGCCGTCTATGATTTCCTCGCGCGCAGTCTTCCGGATGCGCTTTGA
- a CDS encoding Acg family FMN-binding oxidoreductase — MIQRRNFVRLVGGGAVAVATAGTLAACSLTPEYPAAAVEIWRGPGHETDVRKRAIAYAVTAPNPHNRQPWLLDVDTPDTLTLYCDTERLLPETDPFGRQILIGHGAFIELLVMALAEQGVRSEVQLWPEGELPRTLAAWSRKPVARLVLSPGARPDPLFAQVLLRHTPKMRYDTTQPVSAQALQKLIEAGGQRGGGVQSGGTVDAVRVEPLRKLCLDAARVELLTPATAMESVRLMRVGPDEILQHRDGISITSRMARIFSVLGQFDRSRPPTADSAAYKQALQTFDDYSNTAMGFVWLSTARNGRNDQIETGRAYVRQQLQATAAGVGIHPMSQALQEFPEMAPHFEAVHRMLLERPAPRTVDDSTVQMMCRIGYPFASVPATPRRPLPQFFRRAAAA; from the coding sequence ATGATCCAACGTCGCAACTTCGTTCGCCTGGTCGGGGGTGGCGCGGTCGCAGTCGCCACAGCCGGCACGCTGGCGGCCTGCTCTCTCACGCCCGAATATCCAGCCGCAGCGGTCGAGATTTGGCGCGGGCCCGGCCACGAGACCGATGTGCGCAAGCGTGCCATCGCCTATGCAGTGACTGCGCCCAATCCGCACAACCGCCAGCCTTGGCTGCTGGATGTCGACACGCCCGACACCCTCACGCTGTACTGCGATACCGAGCGCTTGCTGCCCGAGACTGATCCATTCGGCCGGCAGATCCTGATCGGCCATGGCGCTTTCATCGAGTTGCTGGTGATGGCGCTGGCCGAACAGGGCGTGCGCAGCGAAGTGCAGCTGTGGCCCGAAGGCGAGCTGCCACGCACGCTCGCCGCATGGTCGCGCAAACCGGTTGCGCGCCTCGTGCTGTCGCCCGGTGCCCGACCCGATCCGCTGTTCGCGCAAGTGCTGCTGCGCCACACGCCGAAGATGCGCTACGACACGACGCAACCGGTGTCCGCGCAGGCACTCCAGAAGCTCATCGAAGCCGGCGGGCAGCGCGGTGGCGGTGTGCAAAGTGGCGGCACGGTGGACGCCGTACGCGTCGAACCGCTGCGCAAGCTGTGCCTGGACGCGGCGCGCGTCGAACTGCTGACGCCCGCGACGGCGATGGAAAGCGTTCGTCTGATGCGTGTCGGTCCGGACGAAATCCTGCAGCACCGCGACGGCATCTCGATCACCAGCCGGATGGCACGCATTTTCTCCGTGCTCGGTCAGTTCGACCGCAGCCGGCCGCCCACGGCCGACAGCGCGGCTTACAAGCAGGCCCTTCAAACGTTCGACGACTACAGCAACACGGCCATGGGCTTCGTCTGGTTGAGCACCGCGCGCAACGGGCGCAATGACCAGATCGAAACGGGTCGGGCCTATGTCCGGCAGCAACTGCAGGCCACGGCGGCGGGTGTGGGCATCCACCCAATGAGCCAGGCGCTGCAGGAGTTCCCCGAAATGGCGCCGCACTTCGAGGCGGTGCATCGCATGCTGCTCGAACGGCCGGCGCCGCGCACCGTGGACGATTCAACGGTGCAGATGATGTGCCGCATCGGCTATCCCTTCGCGTCGGTGCCGGCCACGCCGCGTCGGCCGCTGCCGCAATTCTTCAGGCGTGCTGCAGCCGCATGA
- a CDS encoding CinA family protein, with translation MTDLHSNPDPSVLDLLRLAADLLQQKRWMLATAESCTGGLIAAGCTELAGSSVWFERGFVTYSNEAKSEMLGVDAAVISAHGAVSEAVVHAMAEGALARSHAQVSVAVTGVAGPSGGSAEKPVGTVWFGWSIDGHVHAERRRFHGDRTAVRAATVAHAIQTLLMRLQHA, from the coding sequence ATGACCGATCTGCATTCGAATCCGGACCCCTCCGTGCTCGACCTCCTGCGTCTTGCGGCCGATCTGCTCCAGCAAAAGCGCTGGATGCTCGCCACGGCCGAAAGCTGCACCGGCGGGTTGATCGCCGCCGGCTGCACCGAGCTGGCTGGCTCCAGCGTCTGGTTCGAGCGCGGCTTCGTGACCTATTCGAACGAGGCCAAGAGCGAGATGCTCGGCGTCGATGCGGCCGTGATCAGCGCGCACGGTGCGGTCAGCGAAGCCGTGGTCCACGCAATGGCCGAAGGCGCGCTGGCTCGTTCGCACGCTCAGGTGTCGGTGGCCGTCACCGGCGTAGCCGGCCCCTCCGGCGGCAGCGCCGAGAAGCCGGTGGGCACTGTGTGGTTCGGCTGGTCCATCGACGGCCATGTACACGCCGAGCGCCGCCGCTTCCACGGCGATCGCACCGCGGTGCGCGCCGCCACGGTCGCGCACGCGATTCAGACCTTGCTCATGCGGCTGCAGCACGCCTGA
- a CDS encoding phosphatidylglycerophosphatase A family protein gives MSSSPSTPFRPTWRFMLSHPAHCIALGFGSGLPRFAPGTVGTLWAWAAFVVMQRWLAPSTIGWVILVSLPVGWWACSVTARHMRIADPGAIVWDEVVAFWLVLWLVTPAGLLAQAIAFGLFRFFDAAKFGPVKWADGLFKQRGATAPDWWRAGFGILLDDLVAAFCTLLVIAAWRAW, from the coding sequence ATGTCTTCCTCGCCATCCACCCCTTTCCGTCCGACCTGGCGCTTCATGCTGTCGCACCCGGCGCATTGCATCGCGCTCGGCTTCGGCTCCGGCCTGCCGCGCTTCGCGCCGGGCACCGTCGGCACGCTGTGGGCCTGGGCCGCTTTCGTCGTGATGCAGCGCTGGCTCGCGCCGTCGACGATCGGCTGGGTCATCCTCGTGTCGCTGCCGGTCGGCTGGTGGGCTTGCTCGGTCACGGCCAGGCACATGCGCATCGCCGACCCCGGTGCCATCGTGTGGGACGAAGTGGTCGCGTTCTGGCTCGTGCTGTGGCTGGTGACGCCGGCCGGACTGCTGGCGCAGGCCATCGCCTTCGGCCTGTTCCGCTTCTTCGACGCCGCCAAGTTCGGGCCGGTGAAATGGGCGGACGGCCTGTTCAAGCAGCGCGGCGCGACGGCGCCCGACTGGTGGCGTGCCGGTTTCGGCATCCTCCTGGACGACCTGGTGGCAGCGTTCTGTACGCTGCTGGTCATCGCCGCCTGGCGCGCCTGGTAA
- the thiL gene encoding thiamine-phosphate kinase, protein MAALGEFDLIARYFARPAWRSPLGTGDDCALLAPAAGMQLAVSTDMLVEGRHFLSTVDPARLGHKALAVNLSDLAACGAKPLAFTLALSLPAVDEGWLAGFSRGLLALADAHACELVGGDTTRGPLNICITVFGEVPSGAALLRSGAKPGDDLWVSGALGDARLALEAFRGTLSLPADVFEAARARMETPTPRVALGMALRGIATSAVDVSDGLIGDLNHILGASRVGARLDADAAVELIAARAGSNGEAHRIGLDAWRTCALSGGDDYELVFTAPEAARDAVLQAGRDSDTAVTRIGRIEAAPGLRIVNAGGADIGQRFTSFDHFQ, encoded by the coding sequence ATGGCGGCCCTCGGCGAATTCGACCTGATCGCGCGGTACTTCGCGCGGCCGGCCTGGCGCTCGCCGCTCGGCACCGGCGACGATTGCGCGCTGCTGGCGCCGGCCGCCGGCATGCAGCTGGCGGTGTCGACCGACATGCTGGTCGAGGGGCGGCACTTTCTGTCGACGGTGGATCCGGCGCGACTCGGCCACAAGGCGCTGGCGGTCAACCTCAGCGACCTCGCCGCGTGCGGCGCGAAGCCGCTGGCCTTCACGCTGGCACTGTCGCTTCCTGCGGTCGACGAGGGCTGGCTCGCGGGTTTCTCGCGCGGCCTGCTCGCGCTGGCCGATGCGCATGCGTGCGAACTGGTCGGCGGCGACACGACGCGCGGCCCGCTCAACATCTGCATCACGGTGTTCGGCGAAGTGCCGAGCGGCGCCGCGCTGCTGCGTTCGGGCGCGAAGCCGGGCGACGACCTCTGGGTGAGCGGCGCGCTCGGCGACGCGCGACTCGCGCTCGAAGCGTTCCGCGGCACGCTCTCCTTGCCGGCCGATGTGTTCGAGGCGGCGCGCGCCCGCATGGAAACGCCGACGCCGCGCGTGGCGCTCGGCATGGCGCTGCGCGGCATTGCAACCTCGGCGGTCGACGTGAGCGATGGGCTCATCGGCGACCTGAACCACATCCTCGGCGCCAGCCGGGTCGGCGCCCGGCTGGACGCCGATGCGGCTGTCGAACTGATCGCAGCGCGCGCTGGGTCCAATGGCGAGGCGCACCGAATCGGCCTCGACGCGTGGCGCACCTGTGCGCTCTCGGGGGGCGACGACTACGAGCTGGTCTTCACCGCGCCCGAAGCCGCGCGCGACGCCGTGCTGCAGGCCGGCCGCGACAGCGACACCGCCGTCACCCGCATCGGCCGCATCGAGGCGGCGCCGGGTCTGCGCATCGTTAACGCAGGCGGTGCCGACATCGGGCAGCGATTCACGTCGTTCGACCATTTCCAGTGA
- a CDS encoding YbdK family carboxylate-amine ligase has product MALEPFNQSKALSLGVELELQLVNTHDYDLAPYAEDMLRLMAETPLPGSVVPEMTSSMIEISTDICHSAQDVIDQLSPIREALIRNADKLNIAVVGGGTHAFQQWHERRIYDKPRFRELSELYGYLSKQFTIFGQHVHIGCPSADAALLMLHRMSRYIPHFIALSASSPFVQGQDTQFDSARLNSVFAFPLSGRAPFTLSWKEFENYFERMTRTGVVRSMKDFYWDIRPKPEFGTIEIRVFDTPLTVERAAALAGYVQSLAAWFLQEDPFVPTEDDYLVYTYNRFQACRFGLDAVYVDPASGEHMPLRDHILMTMTQLEWHSEALGATQVLGELRTSVEANRNDARWLREKQGKERMLAEVVRQAALRFRGQA; this is encoded by the coding sequence ATTGCGCTCGAACCCTTCAACCAGTCCAAGGCGCTGTCGCTCGGTGTCGAGCTCGAATTGCAGCTCGTGAACACCCACGACTACGACCTCGCGCCCTATGCCGAAGACATGCTGCGGTTGATGGCCGAAACGCCGTTGCCGGGCAGCGTCGTGCCCGAAATGACGTCGAGCATGATCGAGATCTCGACCGACATCTGCCACTCGGCGCAGGACGTGATCGACCAGCTGTCGCCGATCCGCGAGGCGCTGATCCGCAATGCGGACAAGCTCAACATCGCGGTGGTCGGCGGCGGCACGCACGCGTTCCAGCAATGGCACGAGCGGCGCATCTACGACAAGCCGCGCTTTCGCGAACTGTCGGAGCTGTACGGCTACCTCTCCAAGCAATTCACCATCTTCGGCCAGCATGTGCACATCGGTTGCCCGAGCGCCGACGCCGCGCTCTTGATGCTGCACCGCATGTCGCGCTACATCCCGCACTTCATCGCGCTGTCGGCGTCTTCGCCCTTCGTGCAGGGACAGGACACGCAGTTCGATTCGGCACGGCTCAATTCGGTGTTCGCGTTCCCGCTGTCGGGCCGCGCGCCATTCACGCTGAGCTGGAAGGAGTTCGAGAACTACTTCGAGCGCATGACCCGCACCGGCGTCGTTCGCAGCATGAAAGATTTCTACTGGGACATTCGCCCCAAGCCCGAGTTCGGCACCATCGAGATCCGCGTGTTCGACACGCCGCTCACGGTGGAACGCGCCGCCGCGCTGGCCGGCTACGTGCAATCGCTTGCGGCCTGGTTCCTGCAGGAAGACCCGTTCGTGCCGACCGAAGACGACTACCTCGTCTACACCTACAACCGTTTCCAGGCCTGCCGCTTCGGGCTCGACGCGGTGTATGTCGACCCGGCCAGCGGCGAGCACATGCCGCTGCGCGACCACATCCTCATGACCATGACGCAGCTCGAGTGGCACAGCGAAGCGCTCGGCGCGACGCAGGTGCTCGGCGAGTTGCGCACCAGCGTGGAAGCCAACCGCAACGACGCGCGCTGGTTGCGCGAAAAGCAGGGCAAGGAGCGCATGCTGGCCGAGGTCGTGCGACAGGCTGCGTTGCGCTTCCGGGGACAAGCCTGA
- a CDS encoding cation:proton antiporter, with protein MISTLTTELMGFWSEWARPSAGLPTVLWSLLLAVAAATGHLVQRYMGLPKVVGYSIVGTIVGFAGFEGAIWPLQGIPLFLLELGVAIVLFEAGGRLPLRWFRYNPRVLLQSLLEASLTYFGVFWMLHWLGIPDPVANPIALMAIVASPAVLSRVVMDTRASGPVTERAMTLATLNTFYALALGYAQAGLIERAPQGLMEKLYPVGVVLGLSFVVGALMALALRSALRVMSPTSENTSILLLAIIAAGAALTAHIGGSAPLAALIGGILLKQLNPRPWAWPRQLGTAASLLTMLMFVLVSIVAAQADWSLPVASVVLAVIGTRFAAKIAGVAIANPGSGASWKQALWVGCAMSPLSSIALLIASAFVTASPLLGAMITQVALPAILLMEVLGAVLATIAIHGAGESSRPWTPEAFSGHEETLR; from the coding sequence ATGATTTCTACCCTCACCACTGAATTGATGGGCTTCTGGTCCGAATGGGCGCGGCCCTCGGCCGGGCTGCCCACCGTGCTGTGGTCGCTGCTGCTGGCCGTGGCCGCGGCCACCGGTCACCTGGTGCAGCGCTACATGGGCCTGCCGAAGGTGGTGGGCTATTCGATCGTCGGCACGATCGTGGGCTTTGCCGGCTTCGAAGGCGCGATCTGGCCGCTGCAGGGCATTCCGCTGTTCCTGCTCGAGCTCGGCGTGGCGATCGTGCTGTTCGAGGCCGGCGGCCGCCTGCCGCTGCGCTGGTTCCGCTACAACCCGCGCGTGCTGCTGCAAAGCCTGCTCGAAGCGTCGCTCACCTACTTCGGTGTGTTCTGGATGCTGCACTGGCTGGGCATTCCCGACCCGGTGGCGAACCCGATCGCCCTGATGGCGATCGTCGCCTCGCCGGCGGTGCTGAGCCGCGTCGTGATGGACACGCGCGCCTCCGGCCCGGTGACCGAACGCGCCATGACGCTCGCGACGCTCAACACGTTCTACGCGCTCGCACTGGGCTACGCGCAGGCTGGACTGATCGAACGCGCGCCGCAGGGGCTGATGGAAAAGCTCTATCCGGTGGGCGTGGTGCTCGGGCTGTCGTTCGTGGTGGGCGCGCTGATGGCGCTCGCGTTGCGCTCGGCATTGCGGGTGATGAGCCCGACCAGCGAGAACACCTCGATCCTGCTGCTCGCGATCATCGCGGCGGGCGCCGCGCTCACGGCGCACATCGGCGGTTCGGCACCGCTCGCCGCGTTGATCGGCGGCATCCTGCTGAAACAGCTCAATCCCAGACCCTGGGCCTGGCCGCGCCAGCTGGGCACCGCCGCATCGCTGCTGACCATGCTGATGTTCGTGCTGGTGTCGATCGTCGCGGCGCAGGCCGACTGGAGCTTGCCGGTGGCCAGCGTCGTACTGGCCGTGATCGGCACCCGCTTCGCCGCGAAAATCGCCGGTGTCGCCATCGCCAATCCCGGCAGCGGTGCGAGCTGGAAGCAGGCGCTGTGGGTCGGCTGTGCGATGTCGCCGCTCTCGTCGATCGCGCTGCTCATCGCCTCGGCGTTCGTCACTGCGTCGCCGCTGCTCGGCGCCATGATCACGCAGGTCGCGCTGCCCGCGATCTTGCTCATGGAGGTGCTCGGTGCGGTGCTGGCCACCATCGCCATCCACGGGGCCGGCGAAAGCTCCAGACCCTGGACGCCCGAGGCGTTCAGCGGCCACGAAGAGACACTGCGATGA